One stretch of Magnetococcales bacterium DNA includes these proteins:
- a CDS encoding tetratricopeptide repeat protein produces the protein MFFGQVGRVAEALADAGEAVDLYRELVGQQPETFRDDFAGSLNNLASLLSEVGRSAEALAAAGEGVALYRELAKQQPEAYRPALAMSLNNLALRLRDVDRLAEAFEAAKEAVVIRRELVKKRPAVFQPKLKHSLDTLATILRQLGKIGEAEAIEAELAGLG, from the coding sequence GTGTTTTTCGGCCAGGTTGGTCGTGTGGCAGAGGCTCTTGCCGATGCCGGGGAAGCCGTCGATCTTTATCGGGAGTTGGTGGGGCAGCAGCCGGAAACTTTTCGTGACGACTTTGCGGGAAGCCTCAACAATCTGGCCAGTCTGTTGAGCGAGGTTGGCCGTTCAGCGGAGGCCCTCGCTGCTGCCGGGGAAGGCGTCGCCCTCTATCGGGAATTGGCGAAGCAGCAACCGGAAGCGTACCGTCCCGCCCTGGCCATGAGCCTCAACAATCTGGCGCTTCGATTGAGAGACGTCGACCGTTTGGCGGAGGCTTTCGAAGCCGCCAAGGAAGCCGTCGTCATTCGTCGGGAACTGGTCAAAAAACGTCCTGCGGTTTTTCAACCCAAGCTGAAACACAGCCTCGACACCCTGGCCACCATCCTGCGCCAACTCGGTAAAATCGGGGAAGCCGAGGCCATCGAGGCCGAGTTGGCCGGGCTGGGGTGA
- a CDS encoding type II toxin-antitoxin system VapC family toxin: protein MSFLLDTNVCIRYLSGRSPSVLHRLRSMRPEVVRVCSVVKSEMFYGAMKSQDPMGNLHRQEVFFSPFRSLPFDDAAARIFGRIRAELVRQGVPIGPYDLQIAAIALANSCTLVTHNTAEFSRVSGLLLEDWEE, encoded by the coding sequence GTGAGCTTTCTGCTGGACACAAACGTATGCATTCGTTATCTGTCGGGGCGTTCTCCATCTGTTTTGCACCGGTTGCGAAGCATGCGTCCGGAGGTCGTCCGGGTGTGCAGCGTGGTCAAGTCGGAGATGTTTTATGGAGCCATGAAGTCTCAGGATCCAATGGGTAATTTGCATCGCCAGGAGGTCTTTTTTTCGCCTTTTCGTTCGCTGCCCTTCGATGATGCTGCGGCTCGGATATTCGGCAGAATTCGTGCCGAACTCGTGCGCCAGGGGGTGCCTATCGGTCCTTACGATCTACAAATCGCCGCCATCGCTTTGGCTAATAGTTGTACCTTGGTCACCCATAATACTGCTGAGTTTTCCCGTGTTTCGGGTTTGTTGTTGGAGGATTGGGAAGAATAG
- a CDS encoding universal stress protein: MAAYRRVLCAVQPDGRGEGVVRRALRMARLEGCEVGVVVVMDFHTGFESDHIPFRTPAEIKAEMVRYLEGRLQGMLEKLGCREWVRGWVVAGDPEREVGRQAGEWGADLVVVGSRESYALQRSWRGDVLVVQPESDPWRGLKMALSFQSVK; this comes from the coding sequence ATGGCAGCGTATCGGCGGGTGTTGTGCGCGGTGCAACCGGACGGTCGGGGGGAGGGGGTGGTGCGTCGGGCCTTGCGCATGGCGCGATTGGAGGGGTGCGAGGTGGGAGTTGTGGTGGTGATGGATTTTCACACCGGGTTCGAGTCGGATCATATCCCGTTTCGCACTCCGGCGGAGATCAAGGCGGAGATGGTGCGCTATCTGGAGGGACGATTGCAGGGCATGCTGGAGAAACTGGGCTGTCGGGAGTGGGTGCGGGGTTGGGTGGTGGCGGGGGATCCGGAGCGGGAGGTGGGTCGTCAGGCGGGGGAGTGGGGGGCGGATCTGGTGGTGGTGGGGTCGCGGGAGAGTTATGCTTTGCAGCGGAGTTGGCGGGGGGATGTGTTGGTGGTGCAGCCGGAATCCGACCCGTGGAGAGGTTTGAAGATGGCTCTCTCCTTTCAATCCGTAAAGTAA
- a CDS encoding tetratricopeptide repeat protein translates to MAGKKGLVLFLHDLGKAGLALLKRVSTEKSPSGVLRVKQGWWGASLLFLMAGQIEGDPLNTHSSASSGVAPPTPDLQGERLIRPGDCDAEKVRAAALQAYKTADIQAAAAVLRCIQDDGRHDFDQALHSLNALVDQPDLSLEGLLAIDALLPDYHLNLNAFSAKVKGVVTRRLRATKATDPASRARLADVLKRYSTSLSNLGRWTEGLESAGEAVAIFRELARQQPVDFLPGLADSFNTLSNRLSEVGRSSEALAPAENALYIRRELVRQQPAAFRPDLALSLNTLASRLSQAGRSSEALSPILEAIDIYRELALQDPAAYRPDLAMSLGNLAILLSEVDRSSEALAPAGEALEIRRELARRHPGAFRPALAMSLNNLSPILSRVGRSAESLALVEEALEIRRELARQQPAVFRLGLADSLHNLAIRLGEFGRSSEAVARAAEAVGIYRELAAQRQPGFRRDLARSLDTLASCLTKVGHATEALTPAGEAVDIYRELTRQQPEEFRPALARSLDSLAIGLSGVGRSAEALAPAGEAVDIYRELAR, encoded by the coding sequence ATGGCGGGAAAAAAGGGGTTGGTGTTGTTCCTTCACGACTTGGGCAAAGCCGGATTGGCCTTGTTGAAGCGGGTTTCGACGGAGAAGAGTCCCTCCGGTGTCCTGCGGGTGAAACAGGGTTGGTGGGGCGCATCGCTGCTTTTCCTGATGGCGGGGCAGATTGAGGGTGACCCGTTGAACACGCACTCTTCCGCTTCTTCCGGCGTGGCGCCGCCGACGCCGGACTTGCAGGGGGAACGATTGATCCGGCCGGGTGACTGCGATGCCGAGAAAGTCCGGGCCGCTGCCTTGCAGGCCTACAAAACCGCAGACATTCAAGCTGCGGCGGCTGTCCTGCGCTGCATACAAGACGATGGTCGTCACGATTTCGATCAGGCCCTGCATTCGTTGAACGCTTTGGTGGATCAGCCGGACCTGTCTTTGGAAGGGCTTCTGGCCATCGACGCCCTGTTGCCGGACTACCATCTGAACTTGAACGCCTTTTCGGCGAAGGTGAAAGGGGTTGTCACCCGGCGGCTGCGGGCCACCAAGGCCACCGACCCCGCCAGCCGGGCCCGGTTGGCCGATGTTCTCAAGCGTTATTCCACAAGCTTGAGCAACCTGGGTCGTTGGACGGAGGGGCTCGAATCTGCCGGGGAGGCTGTCGCAATCTTTCGGGAGTTGGCGCGTCAGCAGCCGGTGGATTTCCTCCCCGGACTTGCCGACAGCTTCAACACGCTGTCCAACCGCTTGAGTGAGGTGGGTCGTTCGTCCGAGGCACTCGCCCCCGCCGAGAACGCCCTCTACATCCGGCGCGAGTTGGTGCGGCAACAGCCGGCGGCATTTCGTCCCGACCTGGCTTTGAGCCTCAACACGCTGGCCAGCCGTTTGAGCCAGGCGGGACGTTCGTCGGAAGCCCTGTCGCCGATTTTGGAGGCTATCGACATCTATCGGGAGTTGGCGCTTCAGGATCCCGCCGCCTACCGTCCCGACCTGGCCATGAGTCTCGGTAATCTGGCCATTCTGTTGAGCGAGGTTGATCGTTCATCGGAGGCCCTCGCCCCTGCCGGGGAAGCCCTTGAGATCCGGCGCGAACTGGCGCGGCGGCACCCGGGGGCTTTCCGACCCGCCCTGGCCATGAGTCTCAACAATCTGTCCCCGATATTGAGCCGGGTTGGCCGTTCGGCAGAGTCCCTGGCCCTGGTCGAGGAGGCTCTCGAAATCCGGCGGGAGTTGGCGCGTCAGCAGCCGGCCGTTTTCCGGCTCGGTCTGGCCGACAGTCTGCACAATCTGGCTATTCGATTGGGCGAGTTTGGCCGTTCTTCGGAAGCTGTTGCCCGCGCTGCGGAAGCGGTGGGCATCTATCGGGAGTTGGCGGCTCAGCGGCAGCCGGGTTTCCGTCGCGACCTGGCCAGGAGCCTCGACACCCTGGCCAGCTGCCTGACCAAGGTTGGCCATGCCACGGAGGCCCTCACTCCTGCCGGAGAAGCCGTCGACATCTACCGGGAATTGACCAGGCAGCAGCCGGAGGAGTTCCGACCCGCGCTGGCCAGGAGTCTCGACAGTCTGGCCATTGGATTGAGCGGGGTTGGTCGTTCGGCAGAGGCGCTCGCTCCCGCCGGGGAAGCCGTCGACATCTATCGGGAGTTGGCGCGGTAG
- the sulP gene encoding sulfate permease: MSVIALPGRPLHLSRFLPFLRWWPRVNGSTVRADAIAGLVGAILVLPQGVAFAIIAGMPPEYGLYAGMIPAVIAALFGSSWHLVSGPTTAASILLYAVLSLHASPGSSEYVQLAITLTFLVGVIELGMGLLRFGSLVNFIPHAVVVGFTAGAALLILSNQLPTFLGLVMPRSENFAATIHDVVAHLAESNLYVVQVSLLTLTVGVAIKHFRPRWPYMLIALVVGTLFAVLLERLMTPQTTGIALVGYVRAGLPPLSAPVLNPAALLDLLPAALAVTLLALTEAVSIARAVAVRSGQSIDGNQEFIGQGLSNLLGSFFSAYVATGSFNRTGLNEAAGAKTPLAAVFGGIILLLLAPTVLPLAAYIPKAVIAAILFQVAWGLIDFHHIGQLRKSYPREGFILLVTFLATLFIDMEKAILAGVMLSLIFHLRRTSQPELVSLVPDRGVARRSMVRAGQREECPQLKVARLDGSLYFGAVAHVEAQLEEVAQKHLIIVASGINLVDSAGSHLLIQEAKRRQAAGGDLYLVDVKRGPGESLQRGGLSEVVPQAHLFPGKESAIASVFPRLDAAICRSCKVRLFRECQTVAGDDTGKGEK, translated from the coding sequence ATGTCAGTTATAGCCTTGCCGGGTCGTCCCTTGCATTTGAGCCGTTTTCTGCCCTTTCTGCGCTGGTGGCCACGGGTAAACGGCTCCACCGTGCGCGCCGACGCCATTGCCGGACTGGTTGGCGCCATTCTGGTGCTGCCGCAGGGGGTGGCCTTCGCCATCATCGCCGGCATGCCGCCCGAATACGGCCTTTATGCCGGGATGATCCCCGCCGTGATCGCCGCCCTGTTCGGCTCCTCCTGGCATCTGGTCTCCGGTCCCACCACCGCCGCATCCATTCTGCTTTATGCGGTGTTAAGTTTGCACGCCTCTCCCGGCAGCTCCGAATATGTGCAACTCGCCATCACCCTCACCTTTCTGGTGGGCGTGATCGAGTTGGGCATGGGGCTGCTGCGCTTCGGTTCCCTGGTCAATTTCATTCCCCACGCGGTGGTGGTGGGCTTCACCGCGGGTGCGGCGCTGTTGATCCTCTCCAACCAGTTGCCCACCTTCCTGGGACTGGTCATGCCGCGCAGTGAAAACTTCGCCGCAACCATCCACGATGTGGTGGCCCATCTCGCGGAGTCCAACCTCTACGTGGTGCAGGTCAGTCTGCTGACCCTGACCGTGGGGGTGGCCATCAAACATTTCCGGCCCCGATGGCCCTACATGTTGATCGCCCTGGTGGTGGGTACGCTGTTCGCCGTGTTGTTGGAACGGCTGATGACCCCCCAGACCACGGGCATCGCTCTGGTGGGTTATGTTCGCGCCGGACTGCCGCCGTTGTCCGCGCCGGTGTTGAACCCGGCGGCGTTGCTGGATCTGCTGCCCGCCGCCTTGGCGGTGACGCTGCTGGCCCTGACCGAAGCGGTCTCCATCGCCCGCGCCGTGGCGGTGCGCAGCGGACAGAGCATCGACGGCAATCAGGAGTTCATCGGGCAGGGGTTGTCCAATCTGTTGGGCAGCTTCTTTTCCGCTTATGTGGCCACGGGCTCCTTCAATCGCACCGGGCTCAACGAAGCGGCCGGGGCCAAAACCCCGCTGGCGGCGGTTTTCGGCGGGATCATACTGTTGCTGCTGGCTCCCACGGTATTGCCGCTGGCGGCCTACATCCCCAAAGCGGTGATTGCCGCCATCCTCTTTCAGGTGGCCTGGGGGCTCATCGATTTTCATCACATCGGCCAGTTGCGCAAAAGCTATCCCCGTGAGGGCTTCATCCTGCTGGTGACTTTTCTGGCCACGCTGTTCATCGACATGGAAAAGGCCATTCTGGCGGGGGTGATGTTGTCGTTGATCTTTCATCTGCGGCGCACCTCCCAGCCGGAGCTGGTCAGTCTGGTTCCGGATCGCGGCGTGGCGCGGCGTTCCATGGTGCGGGCCGGGCAGCGGGAGGAGTGTCCGCAGCTCAAGGTGGCGCGGTTGGACGGCTCCCTCTACTTCGGCGCGGTGGCCCATGTGGAGGCGCAACTGGAGGAGGTGGCCCAGAAGCATCTGATCATCGTGGCCTCGGGGATCAATCTGGTGGACAGCGCGGGCTCGCATCTGCTGATCCAGGAGGCCAAACGGCGTCAGGCGGCGGGGGGCGATCTCTATCTGGTCGATGTCAAACGGGGTCCGGGGGAGAGTTTGCAGCGGGGGGGATTGTCCGAGGTGGTGCCGCAGGCGCATCTCTTTCCGGGGAAGGAGAGTGCGATTGCCAGTGTGTTTCCCCGGCTGGATGCCGCGATTTGCCGGAGCTGCAAGGTGAGGTTGTTTCGGGAGTGTCAGACGGTGGCAGGCGACGACACCGGGAAGGGGGAGAAGTGA